In Desulfosalsimonas propionicica, one DNA window encodes the following:
- the ubiG gene encoding bifunctional 2-polyprenyl-6-hydroxyphenol methylase/3-demethylubiquinol 3-O-methyltransferase UbiG: MSMLPERENTDPRELARFSGQAALWWNPKGPLQALHDINPLRVGYIREKSGISGQSILDAGCGGGILSEALAAAGARVTGIDLSPDVLAVARRHARDAGLDIDYQQISSKEMAARNSSAFDVVACMEFLEHVPDPAAVAAECAALVKPGGHVFFSTISRTLAARLLVIFVAERVLGIAEKGTHEYNRLIRPEELVQWGRDAGLILADCSGFMYMPVVRKSWLTRSLRMNYIMHFTKASIQ, from the coding sequence ATGTCAATGCTTCCGGAACGTGAAAATACCGATCCCAGGGAGCTGGCCCGGTTTTCCGGCCAGGCCGCCTTGTGGTGGAACCCGAAAGGACCCTTGCAGGCCCTGCATGACATCAATCCGCTGCGGGTGGGCTATATCCGGGAAAAAAGCGGGATCTCCGGGCAATCCATCCTGGATGCGGGCTGCGGCGGCGGGATTTTGTCCGAGGCTTTGGCTGCGGCCGGTGCCCGGGTGACCGGTATTGATCTGTCCCCGGATGTCCTTGCCGTGGCCCGGCGGCATGCCCGGGACGCCGGCCTGGACATCGACTATCAACAGATTTCGTCAAAAGAGATGGCCGCCCGTAATTCATCAGCATTTGACGTGGTGGCCTGCATGGAGTTTCTGGAGCACGTTCCGGATCCGGCTGCAGTGGCGGCCGAGTGCGCAGCCCTTGTCAAACCCGGCGGGCACGTGTTTTTTTCCACCATCAGCCGAACGCTGGCCGCGCGCCTGCTGGTGATTTTTGTTGCAGAGCGGGTTCTGGGGATTGCTGAAAAAGGTACCCATGAATATAATCGCCTGATCCGCCCGGAGGAACTGGTCCAATGGGGCCGGGATGCCGGGCTGATCCTGGCGGATTGTTCCGGGTTCATGTACATGCCTGTTGTGCGCAAGTCCTGGCTGACCCGGAGCCTGCGGATGAATTATATTATGCATTTTACAAAGGCTTCAATTCAATGA
- the hgcA gene encoding mercury methylation corrinoid protein HgcA, whose amino-acid sequence MTKQSAIQNQSEQHTDLSLSSKGVQLGTGPGASSSGCUPSDQAGRSAPPDVNQPFVRGTISTPAGNLPVVSGNLGPADRLGTIKTRLGIGRMTYTVDPGLYAMGTPDENSPVLVTANYKMSFDRLRRAWHPKDAWILVLDTNGINVWCAAGKKTFGTNELVSRIQSSGLANIVSHRKIILPQLAAPGVAAHKIRRACGFTVVYGPVEAEDLPAFMDKGMTATRQMRTKRFPMEERAVLIPMEFFPAAKWMASLMLIFFLLGGVGFSGAWWAGVRIHGTFAALMLAGGLVAGSVLTPLLLPWIPGRAFAAKGAIAGLLTSCAIAAAAGQALNHPGFWMEAAGMALIATAAAAFMGMNFTGASAYTSLSGVRREMRAAVPAMIAAAVVGLVLWTAARFIF is encoded by the coding sequence ATGACAAAACAAAGCGCGATACAAAATCAATCAGAACAACATACGGACCTGAGCCTGTCGTCCAAGGGTGTGCAGCTCGGGACAGGACCCGGGGCCTCATCCTCCGGGTGCTGACCGTCGGATCAAGCGGGCCGGTCGGCCCCGCCGGATGTGAATCAGCCGTTTGTCAGGGGTACGATATCGACTCCCGCAGGCAACCTGCCTGTAGTTTCAGGAAACCTTGGCCCGGCAGACCGCCTGGGCACAATCAAAACCCGTCTGGGCATCGGACGGATGACCTACACCGTGGATCCCGGCCTTTACGCCATGGGCACCCCGGATGAAAACAGCCCGGTGCTGGTTACGGCCAACTACAAAATGAGCTTTGACCGGCTCCGCAGGGCCTGGCACCCGAAAGACGCCTGGATCCTGGTACTGGACACCAACGGAATCAATGTCTGGTGCGCTGCGGGCAAAAAAACCTTTGGCACAAATGAACTGGTAAGCCGGATTCAATCAAGCGGCCTTGCAAACATCGTTTCCCACCGCAAAATCATCCTGCCCCAGCTTGCCGCACCCGGTGTGGCCGCCCACAAGATCAGACGGGCCTGCGGGTTTACGGTGGTCTACGGCCCTGTGGAAGCCGAAGACCTGCCGGCATTTATGGACAAAGGAATGACAGCCACCCGGCAGATGCGCACAAAGCGCTTTCCCATGGAAGAGCGCGCGGTGCTCATTCCCATGGAATTTTTTCCGGCGGCAAAATGGATGGCCTCCCTGATGCTGATTTTTTTTCTGCTGGGCGGAGTGGGCTTTTCCGGGGCCTGGTGGGCTGGCGTGCGCATTCACGGAACCTTTGCAGCCCTGATGCTTGCAGGGGGACTGGTGGCGGGATCCGTTCTCACCCCGCTTTTGCTGCCCTGGATTCCAGGCCGGGCGTTTGCCGCAAAAGGCGCCATTGCCGGGCTGCTCACATCATGTGCAATTGCCGCCGCTGCCGGCCAGGCTTTGAACCATCCCGGTTTTTGGATGGAAGCTGCGGGCATGGCACTGATTGCAACAGCTGCGGCCGCCTTTATGGGCATGAATTTTACCGGCGCTTCGGCCTATACATCCCTTTCCGGTGTACGCCGGGAAATGCGTGCGGCCGTGCCCGCCATGATTGCCGCAGCAGTTGTGGGCCTGGTGCTTTGGACCGCTGCCCGCTTTATATTCTGA
- the ubiE gene encoding bifunctional demethylmenaquinone methyltransferase/2-methoxy-6-polyprenyl-1,4-benzoquinol methylase UbiE, translating to MTFHRIPGWFDHGVRKKVADPDSDASGYTYFGLEKLPADRKKQVVLAHFNRVAPRYDFMNTVLSFGIHYAWKRNAVAMLGLKPGDRVLDVCGGTGDLAVYAAGWIGAQGRAVIYDMNHEMMRAGVMRPQNRKYRDRIFCVLGDAEEMALPDNAFDAAMVGFGIRNLTSIRQGISEMHRVLKPGGRIMCLEFSKPVNPVFRALYDWYSFSVMPAAGRVLAGSDRSYACLSETIRMFATPEELAAMFEQAGFAKVRFTRLTNGIAAIHTGTKS from the coding sequence ATGACATTTCATCGGATTCCCGGCTGGTTTGACCACGGGGTGAGAAAAAAAGTGGCGGATCCGGATTCAGATGCATCCGGGTACACCTATTTCGGGCTGGAAAAATTGCCGGCCGACCGGAAAAAACAGGTTGTGCTGGCCCATTTCAACCGGGTGGCGCCCAGATATGATTTCATGAACACGGTGCTGAGTTTTGGAATCCATTACGCCTGGAAAAGAAATGCCGTGGCCATGCTGGGATTAAAGCCGGGCGACCGGGTGCTGGACGTGTGCGGCGGAACCGGGGATCTGGCCGTGTATGCCGCGGGCTGGATCGGGGCGCAGGGCAGGGCGGTTATCTATGACATGAATCATGAAATGATGCGCGCGGGCGTGATGCGCCCGCAGAACCGCAAATACCGCGACCGGATTTTCTGCGTGCTCGGGGATGCCGAAGAAATGGCATTGCCGGACAACGCCTTTGACGCGGCCATGGTGGGATTCGGGATCCGGAATCTGACCAGCATCCGGCAGGGGATTTCTGAAATGCACCGGGTATTGAAACCCGGCGGACGGATCATGTGCCTGGAGTTTTCAAAGCCGGTGAATCCGGTGTTCCGGGCATTGTACGACTGGTACTCGTTTTCGGTGATGCCGGCTGCCGGCCGGGTTCTGGCCGGGTCAGACCGATCTTATGCATGTCTTTCAGAAACCATTCGCATGTTTGCCACTCCGGAGGAGCTGGCGGCCATGTTTGAGCAGGCCGGATTTGCAAAAGTCCGTTTTACCCGCCTGACAAACGGCATTGCCGCCATTCATACGGGAACAAAATCGTAA
- the hgcB gene encoding mercury methylation ferredoxin HgcB has product MGTTSFTYLKNVTTLELNPELCTGCGMCTMVCPREVMALADGKAEIVSRDDCMECGACAQNCPTAAITVDAGVGCAAAVINSMLGRTGDSCCCVVEPDGKSRPECGPGCC; this is encoded by the coding sequence ATGGGAACCACATCTTTTACATACCTGAAAAACGTCACCACCCTGGAACTGAATCCGGAGCTGTGCACAGGCTGCGGCATGTGCACCATGGTCTGCCCCCGGGAGGTGATGGCCCTGGCAGACGGCAAAGCCGAAATCGTCAGCCGCGATGACTGCATGGAATGCGGGGCGTGCGCCCAAAACTGCCCCACGGCCGCAATCACCGTGGATGCCGGGGTAGGATGCGCCGCAGCGGTAATCAACAGCATGCTGGGACGCACCGGGGATTCGTGCTGCTGTGTTGTGGAGCCTGACGGAAAATCCCGGCCCGAATGCGGACCCGGCTGCTGCTAA
- a CDS encoding sugar phosphate isomerase/epimerase family protein codes for MILGYSTNAFTRYSLDESIQKIADLGFFGVEIMCDRPHLYPPDYDQARLARLKSLLNEHNLSVTNLNSFTLFAVGDTYLPSWIEQDPERRQMRIDHTLDCLRIASFLGAKNISVPPGGPLDGALRNESMMLFHKGIAEVLPLAEELNIRVLVEPEPDLMIERTSEFLDFIRRIDSPMAGINFDIGHFFCAGENPAAAFETLFEWVGHVHIEDIGNSRIHQHLAAGDGAIDFAEVFAVMKKLGYEGDISLELYPYINAPEIAGRKSLEHLRPLFAEAGINIA; via the coding sequence GTGATACTCGGCTACAGCACCAACGCGTTTACACGCTACAGTCTGGATGAATCCATACAGAAAATCGCCGACCTGGGATTTTTCGGCGTGGAGATCATGTGTGACCGGCCGCACCTCTATCCCCCGGATTATGATCAGGCCCGGCTGGCCCGCCTCAAGTCCCTGCTCAATGAGCACAACCTGTCTGTCACCAACTTAAACAGCTTTACCCTGTTTGCCGTGGGCGACACCTATCTGCCATCCTGGATCGAGCAGGATCCGGAAAGGCGGCAGATGCGCATTGATCACACCCTTGACTGCCTGCGGATCGCTTCGTTTCTCGGGGCCAAAAACATCTCCGTGCCCCCGGGCGGACCGCTTGACGGGGCATTGCGCAATGAATCCATGATGCTGTTTCACAAAGGAATCGCGGAAGTCCTCCCCCTGGCAGAGGAACTCAACATCCGGGTGCTGGTGGAGCCGGAACCGGATCTGATGATTGAGCGCACATCCGAGTTTCTTGATTTTATCCGGCGCATTGATTCCCCCATGGCAGGGATCAATTTTGACATCGGCCATTTTTTCTGTGCCGGCGAAAATCCGGCTGCTGCGTTTGAAACCCTGTTTGAATGGGTGGGGCACGTGCATATTGAAGACATCGGCAACAGTCGGATTCACCAGCATCTTGCGGCCGGAGACGGGGCCATTGATTTTGCCGAAGTGTTTGCGGTCATGAAAAAGCTTGGCTATGAGGGCGATATTTCCCTGGAGCTGTACCCTTATATCAATGCCCCGGAAATTGCCGGCAGAAAAAGCCTGGAGCATCTGCGGCCCTTGTTTGCCGAAGCCGGGATCAATATCGCGTGA